The genomic DNA tactgttaacatactgccgtcaggtcaaagtaactgaaattttgactaaagtcctgatttagcattgaattttgaatgtgggggagaataatgattttgaaaatattctttccattgttcgctacgattgcatgtagttttaacgaaaactgcgcagttgtttcgagaaaaaagtacatttaatgaacgtaagaagtgtacaagttttcggacagacaatatttagcatgtgtaaacgtagtaagtgacttaccgtgtaaaaacttgacaggtaaataattccatacgatgaaatatacttgctatttttattaaataatgcctgtgcgattctaatacaaacaaaatatgcaatggaaacaattataagtaatactcactgaacaaacttagcgaagtgtacaccgtacgatacaaggtgccgaaagcaacacacacagagatagcccgtgtccgatatctaagcgctatacacgtcgaaatatagttgagtcgtccatggattaaacataactaattatcatgaaatatacttatatacagttttctaaacacatcaaaattaaaatctgtggtttgaagtttcaaattatcaatacttagctcctaatcacattccaaacacgacgtccgatttctgggaaTGCAGTCCGATTATTACGCcttcaacatggggtcaaaagtttggcaactttgaccccgaaataccactcccgtcgtgtcaactgagtttgaggataaccacaataaagtttcgaaaggcatggtaataagatttcgtattgctggtcattttacgaaacgactttgggcaaattcactaccctgtccgaaaactgtcacactgagtgtactatAATAGATGATGGGAAAACAAAATGATCCAACTTTCAAATACAACAAACGAAATTTGTTGAATGAACGATTACTGAAATTTTAGAAAACTTTTTAATCTGGATTTGTGAAAATTGTTGACAATGTAATTTGACAGATTTTGGGGAACAcaataagggagccgtcattatttacggccttggggaggggggtcggaggaattgctttcgaaactccaaaatttcgagtaaccccccctgccaaccatgacatgtttgagtaacccccccctctctgctatagaaattttgagtgacaccccctccccccctccccccaaaaaattgggaaagttaaatatctacacagtaaaatggattgctgctgcgacagaccctgattaaaccctgtggtacaggtctgtgtcagaaagaggttccattgctgtgacaggggctgatgtacaggtctgtatccagtgctctgatgacatgcagtgttctccgtaggatttttttacaagagggggaagatgtggtgcgaaagcaccacaagcgactgcATAAGCGGTCacagggggaggtcaggagggggtgtccccctcctgccattggagcttttgaaaaatagagattaaaatggtgttatttggtggcacttggggagtatttttttcagatttttttcgtataaaaactcaaaggaacagaaatctgagacagtattccaaaacttatattccagttcactgatttcaattacattttttgaaaacgaaaaaatagcgacagtcATACATTTTCCTGCAATagaagatgggtttgttgtcaaggcattccactggttttaaactttatagaatcagaattagcttgcttttCACATTTTCCCTATcagtaacctatacaatgtacaatatagaaagcagacatttctcattaatgatcaggcaagtatatcaatctttaatcaggaaatactgaaaaatgtactcagtactagcctctaacataaggcttgccacgtcgaatagctgatcattctcgtctgaagatcacaataacatgaaacacatagtgtaatgaggttttagtttctacttgaaaccacctgtattatgatttatatatatactatatatatatatatatatatatataagaaactgtaggaattcaggtgatccccagtggagcgtggaatggggtgaagatagaagaaacttgggttgaaacacactaccacacctggttgttaggttccaaacgtatttattaataaatacgtttggaacctaacaaccaggtgtggtagtgtgtttcaaccaagtttcttttatatatatatatatatatatatatatatatatatatatatatatataattataatatatgtgtgtgtgtgtgtgtgggtacacaaataccgggtatgaatatacatatctttactattattgttgtattaattcgtaactccactaaatgcttcagtacatatcaacaaaattgagtagccccctttcttgttctccacttttgagcaaccccccttgtagctttcgattttttgagtgaccccccccctcagattcctcagacccccccccccaggccataaataatgacggctccctaaggtACTCAATCACAGGAATAAAACTGACATACCTTTCACAAAACTTAAGACAGTCTTGAAACAAATTTGTTGgtctattttttatttaaattgtatATGATTGACTGTTCTGTTCAAATTATTGGAAAGTTCTACATACATGAAATTGGTGTGTAATTATAGAAAAAAAGAGTTCTATGCCATTTTGGTAAATTGTTTTGCTCATTACCCTACATGTGATTTCATATCACAAAAGACCAGAAATGGTAAGTTCTCATCAAACATAACAGTaaagtatacagatgttaactttAAACCAACAAATATCATTACTTTTAGACTGAAGCCATACATGCTCAGTGTTTTTCTTGCTACAAAGACTGGGTGGCTGTGATAGAAACGGTGTGTACAGTATAGTTTAGCATATTTGCTCCCTCCATGTTTGAAGCAAGACTGCagtctagctgcaaaattgtagctctacggtgaggcgggtCGGTGAGTtctggtttttgcgacctcgctcaccagtagagctacaatgctgaaggccctgtagcttacaaaataagcgcgccacacatggcgcggcattttcatgtaaaatcccacatatttactgcatttggtcgtaccgatttatcactactgaagactaaacactataatacactaaccttgtcatttatggggtttggtattagcacagacacgtcgatcacgttccataaacattgagcgtgttggagccgccattaccggaagttggtaatggcggctccaagaaatgtttttggaacgcgatcgacgtacttgaacaaataccaaaccccatacacgacaaggttagtgtattatagtgtttaatcttcagtagtgataaatcagtatgaccaaatgcagtaaatatatgggattttacatcaaaatgccgtgccatatgcagcgtgcttattttgtatgcttcagggccttcagcattgtagctctactggtgagcgaggtcgcaaaaaccaaaactcacagACCGCCtaaccgtagagctacaattttgcagctaggttGCAGTCTCTATACTACAGTTCGTGATTGGATAATTTACAATCTTTCAAATTATGTATTCCAGTGATACCTAAGAGGTCAGTTATCTACTTGTAGATTACAGAGTTAATGTGCTGTCAACAAATTTCCATCTTATCACTTTGTTTTCTAATTTGAATTTCATTAATTTGGCTATAACCGTCCATAGCATCTTATGGCCTGACTGAATGTGCCAGTTGTCCGTATTTTAAAGTATCCAGTTCACAGAAATGCCACTGAATAATTTAATATTTGCAATGGACATGATAAACACAGTTTGCTAGTGTGGCAGGGACACGTTGACAACATGACTAGGTTACACTGCACATACACACGGCAGTACGCGCTCACATCACACTTAAGAGTCAAAGACATGCTGGTGATCACTGATTGCATGCACGCAGAGcccttgctgcgaaaacgagccctgccactccttgacgtgttctgctgggagtggggccactccaatgaccaagctacccgagtggcagaggctacggattcgcagcaagcaGAGCCCTCGCATTCTCATTTCTACACTTGGTTGCTAGTACTACAGTTACTCTACCGTGAATTCTTTGCGGTTCAGTAAGTGATGGAGGAGGGACCAAGGACAGGTGGAACGAAGAGGTAcaacataaaaatattcttgcCAGGAAGTATGAAAAGGGAGAGACGTTTACCATTGCATTGCGTTGAATTCGAGGGATCAAAAGATTCAACCGTTTCATCTCTAAGCAATCTCTGGCACGGTTTATCTGATACGTGGTACTGAACAATGATTGATGGGACGGACGGCCAAGCCAGCTTCCACTGGAGTGTCACTGATGAAAACTCTACAATGTTGCCTTCGTGGTTGAATTTGTTCGACTTGTCATCGTTTCCGACTTACCCTGGCATATTGCCGTATAAAATTCGCTGTACATGTTGCAGCTTATCGGCGGGAATGTGTTCGGAGAGAACTGAGTCCAGACTGTGCAACTGGTCTGCCATAATCGCAACTTGTCGAGCAATACGACGCGACACAGGCTGGCGCACTAACTCTgaatatgacctttgacatcgtGAACTTCCCGTCATGCCACGACCTAATTTAACCTGATGCGACTGCTGCTGGCGATTTATCATCTGTAAAGTTGCCACTCACCCAACACACTTTGGTAAGTAAAAACAATTCATTACCTTAGTTCGATTCTTGCCAAATAAGCCCGGTTGACGGTGTTACGTGAAATTGCataattgttcatttttttcacatcatTTTTGCCTTTCCAAAATCTGTGGTTTGGGCACGGAAGGGCCGTGTTTGGAGTTTTAACCATCACACAATCTGTAGCCCGGTCACTGgtttgttcatattttgttgTCCCcaacacaacacacacaacAAATGGAGTGGCAGGGCTTAGAATTGTACCAAGAGTGACTGTAGTTAGTCATGCACGCATCTGAATTTTGTACAAGTTCCGCCTGTGCGGTTGCACGGTTGCACGTAGCCtgcttgctgcggatccgtagccctaccactgcctttgctggttgtgttgggggagtaactcccccaacacaaccagcaaaggcaCTAGGCAGTGGTATAaaggctacggatccgcagcaagtaGCCTGCATGATGCAAAGACGGTAACAACAAATAGACGTGCAGACTAAGGTGACCATGGCGCGGACTTTATTAAAACTAATGTCAAAACCACCCTATTTTACTGCCTACGAGAAATCAACTGAAATAGAATTTCTGGAATAATAAATACCAGGCTAATAAAATGTTAATATAGGTGATGAGTTTCATTTCATAATGTTGTTAGCTACCGTAAGAGGTACATCAGATTCAAGTAAAGTCATTAGAGACACgtataataataaaaattcCAAAAGATTTCTCTGGTGTAAATGGACTTCTACAGAATATTtagtttatttcagttttttagTTCATGGATGTTACATAGATTTTTTAATAAATGTTACATTGAAAGAATTCAAACAATGAAAGGTGTAATTTGTACCAGTAAAGGGCAGTATTCTCACAATTTCACATACTACCTCGGTACCAAGGATGGCTCTTTCTGATATTTTAGCACCAATATATCATGTGATCACTTTTTCTTGTGCTTAATAGAGATACCTCATGCGTGTTTGGCTGAGCTACAAGCTGATGCTGAAGTTGTAAAAGATGAACATTGCTTGCAGAATTTGACAATGACAGAGCTAAACATTTCTGATGTGCAGAGTCAGCTTCTTTTACAAGTAAAGGAAGTGTGTTCATCTGACGGGCAGGCATCTAAAGATTGTGAGTAGGAAATGAATATATGTAGAAGTGTTGTTCTCAGTGTGATGAATAAACTGTAACAGGTTAAGTATGAAATCATTTGATTTAACTTAAGCATATCACTGGTGTCAGTAAATTGTAGTTTGAATTGAATAGACCATAGACTAGCCCACCATGCTTTTAGTTTGTTTATACAAATATAATGGAAGCTGATAcatgaactttgaagactattgTCGGTGCTCTGTAGATTGTTACTAAGCTCATCCATTATCTACTACTTCTATGTTTGAAGTTGAAGTCAGTAGGTTTATTGTCATGGGAATCTTTGCACAGAAATTATGTATTCCAGTGATATCCAAAAGATCAATTATCTACTTGTAGATAACTGAGTTACTGTGCTGTCAAAAATTTGTAATCTTATTGCTTTGTTTTCTAATTTGAGTTTTAATAATTTGGCTATAAGGCctaaaaaaagattgtttctggtccttgcgcatgtcatttcagaacctgcacGTCAtggctgggttttttttgtgttttttttttttttttggggggggggtgagAAActgaagtattatgcagccagcgataaaaaaacaatagctgttgcgtcaatagtgccaaaccagcattgttaggaataaaaaacaaagaaaagaaaaaaaagaaaagaaaatcgtgttgccgcatcacttttgctgaatgtcaaggatcAGAAACAATTTCGTTTTTGGCCTAACCATCCATACCATCTTATGACCTGACGGAATTGTTATATACTGACCGGTAGCTCAGGTTTGAAAGTATTCAGTTCACAGAAATGTCATTGAACTTTGATGTTAAGGGAGTTCATAGGAAAAACAGGACAGTATGTTACATTTGGTTTTTAGCAAACTTATATGtggtaaaatcatattttaatttctttttcctTTACAGTACCTGATGACTTGATGTCAGCGTAAGTATAAATTACATCAAAAATAGCTCTTTTTGGTCTTTTGTACCATATAAAAAGtaaagcacacaaaatgtaaacttttaaaTAGTTCAGAGAACCAGTACTTTACTCTCATCATGCTGTGCATGGAAATTATTTGATTTGTGCTTtccttttaataaaatgtttcatttttctgtGCACATAAAAAAGTATAAGGACCAACATAATGTATTTCCTTGCCATTTCAATACTTCATATAAACTAGATCCAGTGTCATCattaagaaaatgaaaaaaacattctGATACGCAACACAATGTTTTCAACTCCATTTATATGGATAGTGTTGTCATGAGATGAACAATTTCACAGCCCTTTCACAAATGTTAATTGTTAGATTCAAATATTACAGTGTATATTCAAACACCAAATTCAAAGACTATGTATGTATCATGGTATTTTCAggttacattttgtttttcaagggACGCTACAACCAGCACTGGACATCTTGGATCATAATGGAGTGACTAAAGTGACTTCTCCTTCAGGCAGAACAGTATTTCAGGTAGACAAGGAACAAACTGATGATTTGTACAATATGTAATAAGCTTTAGTAATCAACTTTAAATGTGTCCTACAACAACCATGCAAAATGATGATTTAGTAGTCAACTTTGTGTGCTTTCTGAGATGTTGTGTGAATAAAGTAGCAATGATGACATGAGTAACACTGAATTGTTTTGAATGGGAGAGTCTGAACGGAGAAGGCGTGTATGATATAAAGGCTAGCGTAGCTGATTAAACCATGATAGTGTGTGTGCTAGGCTTCACACCAATTGCAGTATCACAGTTCACATGTAACAAGTCCATTTGCTGTTGAGCTTaaacattattgttattataattatttatctttatttaaactggATAACTCCATAGGTGTAACAACTCTTTTCACGGAGGTTGACTAGATAAAAGAAAATGTAACACTTGAAATCAGAGACAACATACAGAGTTACATTTAATAGTATTAAAGAAGTGTCATAGtgattaaaaaaattatcactACAATGTCTTATATAAATGGTAATGCTAGCAAAGTTAAATTGTTAAAGTTCTGCATTTGAACATTATATCTTTTTCAACACAATAGTTGTTTAGTATCCAAACTCTGTTACAGCCAAAATCTAATAAAATTagtttttttccccttttttttcTGCACTTTGTTCTTCTTCCCTAGGTGGTAGGCAGTTCAAGTAAATTATACACATGCTTCCCTCCGTCCAAATATTGTACTTGTCCCTCATACACATATGCAGGTAAGTCTTTTGTTCATGTAATCTTTTTACGCagcttttcagaagagcacgtCAGATCAAAATACTGTACAAAATTTCACAAGTTGCAGAGGAAAAAATATTTAAGGTTATTTGTTCTATGATTTTCCtttgcaaattttattctttaacCTCAAGACGAGCTCATAAGTGTGGATTCATCATATAATTTGTTAGTAGTCGggcagtgaacaaatgggtcaTCTTAGCAAACAGAAATACTGGTCAGGTTAGACTATACACTGTAACGTACATACTTATAGATAGTCATTgatgtatcacaaaacaatgtggTTAAGAACAAGGAAAACATGAAAGGGGTTATGTAGTTTTTTGGGTTGTTGTTTGTTCATAAATGGTTGCTCTGCCAGCATGAAAAACAACAGTACCATTCATCAATGCAGTCACACACTGGACAGAATAATTCTGAAAATCACACTTTCCTTAATTTTGAGTTTTAATGTGTAGATATCTGATATAACGCAGTACCTTGTCTCATATGACACAATATCAATATGACTTCCTCaattaatttatcaaaatattaatttatttgcaGTGCTGAAGAGAAGAGACATTACCATGGTGAGTATATTATACATCTCGACAATACAGCTCTTTAGTCCATACTTTTTCCAAAAGTTTACCAATGAAAGTGCTATGCTAGTAGAGTAGACATACTCATTATGGATCTAAGACATTCATCATCATTGACTGAAGCATCAATGATTTATAGTCTTCCTGTGAGAAGTCATTGAAAGTAGTGTCTTTCCATAGATCAACATAGCTTTTATCATTGTGTCCATGCAATAATAAGTTTTCACCTGTATCAAAATAACAGAAACAAGTTTTCATTGCTGATCAGATTTTCACAGGTCaaatttacaagtggtatatatGATGTCTATATGAGAACAACAGCATACAATTCCTGAAAATATTATTTGGCATTAACATCATCACGGTTGGTACAAAGTTGACATCGTTACAACTTTTTGAAATAAGTAATTTATTCACatcattgcatttt from Ptychodera flava strain L36383 chromosome 12, AS_Pfla_20210202, whole genome shotgun sequence includes the following:
- the LOC139145835 gene encoding zinc finger SWIM domain-containing protein 7-like, yielding MTELNISDVQSQLLLQVKEVCSSDGQASKDLPDDLMSALHFVFQGTLQPALDILDHNGVTKVTSPSGRTVFQVVGSSSKLYTCFPPSKYCTCPSYTYAVLKRRDITMCKHVLATFLGAAMGTHEEVTISDSEMTKLHRNSHTHNTSE